The Pseudomonas sp. R4-35-07 genome contains a region encoding:
- a CDS encoding STY4528 family pathogenicity island replication protein has translation MNAGPASRWQRVLQQCTQQLHERWPARPTTEQPSNQALQAGFLFSGQSHEVVPRRLLLDNRLTPLERNAWQVFRLMLQGQGVVTPRYEDLQPYLSSVPYGASASRETIARVLTMLRLTRWLSLVSRGRDQISGRLQGSLYVLHDEPLTPAEAMELDQDYLELVGHALGHATKAVRIVAQHIVEEVRQDTNIDQGRLPTRLDSWGEQWTQQGLDQPPGDALHDSEQREDHRVRNRAGSRSDSESGLNPNVSSTVRNPNAACTVLKESKCTVPRATSTVDNLRWPTALHLSPSERQAVAAALIKLNPADQQAVLNEAGARCKAGGIRKPAAYLMGLIQRALKGDFRPWASQVEPSPVAEPPPSAPSRPTRKKGEPASALAQACLNELRQLRGRGGTQ, from the coding sequence ATGAATGCTGGTCCTGCCAGTCGCTGGCAACGTGTCCTGCAGCAATGCACACAGCAGCTGCATGAGCGCTGGCCAGCACGCCCTACCACTGAACAGCCCTCCAACCAGGCTCTACAGGCTGGCTTTCTGTTTAGCGGCCAATCACACGAGGTCGTGCCACGTCGGCTGCTATTGGACAATCGGCTGACGCCATTGGAGCGAAATGCCTGGCAGGTATTTCGACTCATGCTGCAAGGCCAGGGCGTGGTCACGCCGCGCTATGAGGATTTGCAGCCTTACCTCTCGAGCGTGCCCTACGGTGCGTCAGCCTCGCGTGAAACCATTGCTCGCGTGTTGACGATGCTCAGGCTCACTCGTTGGCTCAGCTTGGTTAGCCGCGGTCGCGATCAAATCAGCGGGCGGCTACAAGGTTCTTTGTATGTTCTGCACGATGAGCCGTTAACCCCCGCCGAAGCCATGGAGCTGGATCAGGATTATCTAGAACTGGTCGGACATGCCCTCGGTCATGCGACGAAGGCGGTGCGGATTGTCGCTCAACACATTGTGGAGGAGGTCCGACAGGACACGAATATCGATCAGGGTCGGTTACCGACGCGGCTCGACAGCTGGGGCGAACAGTGGACGCAGCAAGGCTTGGATCAGCCACCCGGTGATGCACTCCACGATTCCGAACAGAGGGAAGATCACCGCGTTCGGAATCGTGCAGGCTCTCGTTCGGATTCCGAATCAGGCTTGAACCCTAACGTTTCCAGCACCGTTCGGAATCCGAACGCTGCCTGTACTGTATTAAAAGAAAGTAAATGTACAGTACCGCGCGCGACCTCTACTGTGGATAACCTGCGCTGGCCCACTGCGCTACACCTGAGTCCCAGCGAACGTCAGGCCGTCGCGGCGGCGCTGATCAAGCTTAACCCAGCGGATCAGCAGGCTGTGCTCAACGAGGCGGGGGCACGCTGTAAGGCCGGCGGTATCCGCAAGCCAGCGGCCTATCTGATGGGCCTGATCCAGCGTGCGCTGAAAGGCGACTTTCGTCCTTGGGCAAGTCAGGTCGAACCGTCACCCGTCGCAGAGCCGCCCCCATCCGCTCCCTCGCGGCCGACTCGGAAAAAGGGCGAACCCGCATCAGCCCTCGCCCAAGCGTGTCTGAATGAGCTGCGCCAACTGCGTGGACGCGGTGGAACTCAGTAG